One window of Bacteroides sp. AN502(2024) genomic DNA carries:
- a CDS encoding tape measure protein → MEPVRIEFLMVDKLSARLDKAVNKMEQMTGKTAQANRQVQELDKSGQSLQKTIGRLASAFAMKELVSKIATVRGEFQQLEVAFKTMLGSAEQADALMQQLTRTAATTPFGLEDVAQGAKQLLAYGFEAEKVNETLIRLGDIAAGLSMPLNDLVYLYGTTMAQGRLYTQDLNQFTGRGIPMIGELAKQFGVAESKVKELVEAGKVGFPEVQKVIENLTDEGGKFGGLMEAQSKTITGQISNIEDAISMMFNELGQRSEGVINTTLSGVSYVIEHYERFGRILLGLVGTYGVYRTAVMTVAAAKSWATAAEMLHYNWLLLVEKAQKMLNATMLANPYVLVATAIAGVVAAMVSMKTETERLKEAEEAYEAQKQKVIEAEEEHRRKMEELCSIAGDEAVSTDTRREALNRLEQKYPDIFAKYDTEYEKLKNIKKIKEEIAALDGRKSITNPANELKGVEDRIKELEGKTRWATEYYQDSYGRHRARNVLKSARTRDEEAELKNLYGKRKGLKDQIRKNEVNAYFENLTGVSNETLAQQIRHRETLLARMTMQEKKYGKITYGDKNLTGTYSRDELQYQLNKLESERNRRNLPTDSSSDWVASTRKRYQAALKAYNDFIKDTSNDLTREEFEKKAKELKDAVDTAKKEYDKVKPGTDSGAERIRKTSEKAAREAEKRKQVSEKLGQELAELQRENDAAEIEAMDEGLQKKLRQIDNDYQARKNEIDKQKSDWKRKNKESGRGGDLSDEQQSAINNANELNEAKRQRAVAEAYREEFVVIQEHLRAYGTYQQQKLAITEEYAEKIRKASSESEKRYLGVERDSLLAGVEAQELKANIDWSVVFGEFGGMFHDLIAPEVEKAKAYMQTDEFRNADHESQETLVSAIRQMEQTLGGTDKVSFKKLGVEITAYQKSLSDLKKAQDDYESTYTDLSKAQQNYIRAVQSGTKEEQDLSKAALDTAQRQADAAAENVSSIQAVASEAQRAMTDTAATLKSSMDGVVDGLRQIASGSLSGAYEGLIKFGNSAEKMGGKLGKAFGKVADALDDVPIIGWIVQIIDLFKDGLSIVIGGILDAVFNAVSGILSDVLSGDLLATIGKSIVNGVSGIFDAITFGGFSSWFDSSNAKEVQETINRLTDRNETLQTAIEDLTDEIKASKGTKSVAAYRDAYKYQQETNANYLQMAQAQAGYHSAHHSFNYYWSDFSDEQKNRLSQQIGRQWNGSLWDLSPEEMKMLRSNVDMWEKIKNTGKGGYGGSVAEKLDDYIDQAGKLEELTNQLYEGLTGISFDGMYGSFIDNLMNMKYDAKAAAEDISEYFMRAMLSNKIGEMYSDKLKEWWEKFGKAMEDNDLTEAERKALADEYMKYVDEAIKLRDNLAAATGYDPDGDGGTSQSAKAGGFSAMTQDQGTKLEGMFTSGLQHWSSMDEKMENVSEKMNAAENHLAKIEENTGKSAGHLEKIAENMVKIIRDGLKVK, encoded by the coding sequence ATGGAACCGGTACGAATAGAATTCCTCATGGTCGACAAGTTGAGCGCCAGGCTTGACAAGGCCGTGAACAAGATGGAGCAGATGACGGGTAAGACCGCGCAGGCCAACCGGCAAGTGCAGGAGCTTGATAAGAGCGGGCAGTCCCTGCAGAAGACCATAGGCCGTTTGGCTTCCGCTTTCGCCATGAAAGAGCTCGTGTCGAAGATTGCCACCGTGCGCGGCGAGTTCCAGCAGTTGGAGGTGGCGTTCAAGACCATGCTCGGCAGCGCAGAGCAGGCTGACGCGCTGATGCAGCAGCTGACACGTACCGCGGCCACGACCCCGTTCGGACTGGAAGATGTGGCACAGGGTGCCAAGCAACTGCTCGCCTATGGTTTCGAGGCGGAGAAAGTGAACGAAACCCTTATCCGGCTGGGCGACATTGCCGCCGGACTTTCCATGCCGTTGAACGACCTTGTGTATTTGTACGGCACCACGATGGCGCAAGGACGGCTCTATACACAAGACCTGAATCAGTTTACCGGGCGCGGTATCCCGATGATAGGCGAGCTTGCCAAGCAGTTCGGTGTGGCCGAAAGCAAGGTGAAGGAACTTGTGGAAGCCGGTAAGGTCGGCTTCCCGGAGGTGCAGAAAGTGATAGAGAACCTGACTGACGAGGGCGGCAAGTTCGGTGGCCTTATGGAAGCGCAGAGCAAGACCATCACCGGGCAGATCAGTAATATTGAGGACGCCATCTCAATGATGTTCAACGAACTTGGACAGCGGAGCGAAGGCGTCATCAACACGACCCTTTCCGGTGTTTCATACGTTATCGAGCATTACGAGCGTTTCGGGCGTATCCTGCTTGGTCTTGTCGGCACCTACGGCGTCTACAGGACTGCCGTCATGACCGTGGCTGCCGCAAAGAGCTGGGCCACCGCCGCCGAGATGCTCCATTACAACTGGCTGTTGTTGGTGGAGAAGGCGCAGAAGATGCTCAACGCCACCATGCTTGCCAACCCGTATGTATTGGTAGCTACCGCCATTGCCGGGGTGGTGGCCGCAATGGTGAGCATGAAGACAGAAACTGAGCGTCTGAAAGAGGCGGAGGAAGCCTACGAGGCGCAGAAGCAGAAAGTCATAGAGGCGGAGGAGGAACACCGGCGTAAGATGGAGGAGCTGTGCTCCATCGCCGGGGACGAGGCGGTCAGTACGGACACACGCCGCGAGGCGTTGAACAGGCTGGAGCAGAAATACCCGGATATATTCGCCAAATACGACACCGAGTACGAGAAGTTGAAAAACATCAAGAAAATCAAGGAGGAGATAGCCGCGCTCGACGGACGAAAATCCATCACGAATCCTGCCAATGAACTGAAAGGCGTGGAAGACAGGATAAAGGAACTTGAAGGCAAGACAAGATGGGCGACCGAATACTATCAGGACAGTTACGGGCGGCACAGGGCGCGCAATGTCCTGAAATCCGCACGTACAAGGGATGAAGAGGCGGAACTAAAGAACCTGTACGGGAAGCGCAAAGGTTTGAAAGATCAAATCCGCAAGAACGAGGTGAACGCTTATTTCGAGAACCTGACCGGTGTAAGTAACGAGACCCTTGCGCAACAAATCAGGCATCGCGAGACCCTGCTTGCGCGGATGACGATGCAGGAGAAGAAGTACGGCAAGATAACATACGGGGACAAGAACCTGACCGGCACCTATTCCCGTGATGAGCTGCAATACCAGCTTAACAAGCTGGAATCCGAACGAAACCGGCGTAACCTTCCGACGGATTCCAGTTCCGACTGGGTCGCTTCCACCCGGAAAAGATACCAAGCCGCTCTCAAAGCCTACAATGATTTCATCAAGGATACCTCCAACGACCTGACACGGGAGGAGTTTGAGAAGAAGGCGAAAGAGCTGAAAGACGCGGTGGACACCGCCAAGAAGGAATACGACAAGGTGAAGCCTGGTACGGACAGCGGCGCGGAAAGAATCCGTAAGACATCGGAGAAGGCCGCCCGTGAAGCAGAGAAGCGCAAGCAGGTGTCCGAGAAACTGGGACAGGAACTTGCGGAACTGCAACGCGAGAACGATGCCGCCGAGATAGAGGCTATGGATGAAGGCCTGCAGAAGAAATTGCGTCAGATAGACAACGACTATCAGGCCCGGAAGAATGAAATCGATAAGCAGAAATCCGATTGGAAACGGAAAAATAAGGAATCAGGCCGTGGCGGGGATCTGTCGGATGAGCAGCAGTCAGCCATCAACAACGCCAATGAACTGAACGAGGCCAAGCGGCAAAGAGCCGTTGCGGAAGCGTACCGGGAGGAATTTGTTGTCATTCAGGAACATCTCCGTGCCTACGGGACGTACCAGCAGCAGAAGCTCGCCATAACCGAAGAATATGCCGAGAAAATCCGGAAAGCCTCTTCCGAGAGTGAAAAGCGTTATCTGGGTGTGGAGCGTGACAGTCTCCTTGCCGGTGTGGAAGCGCAGGAACTGAAGGCGAATATCGATTGGAGCGTGGTCTTCGGTGAGTTCGGCGGTATGTTCCATGACCTCATAGCCCCGGAAGTGGAGAAGGCAAAGGCTTATATGCAGACAGACGAGTTCCGTAACGCCGACCACGAGAGTCAGGAGACACTGGTAAGTGCTATCCGGCAGATGGAACAGACTCTGGGTGGTACGGACAAAGTCAGCTTTAAGAAACTGGGCGTAGAGATTACCGCTTACCAGAAAAGCCTTTCAGACCTAAAAAAAGCGCAGGACGATTACGAAAGTACCTATACGGACCTCTCCAAAGCCCAACAGAATTATATCCGAGCCGTGCAGTCCGGCACGAAGGAGGAGCAGGACCTCTCCAAAGCAGCCCTTGACACGGCACAGCGACAAGCCGATGCCGCCGCCGAGAACGTGTCATCGATACAGGCTGTAGCCTCCGAGGCGCAGCGTGCTATGACCGACACGGCTGCCACGCTCAAGTCGAGTATGGACGGTGTGGTGGACGGCTTGCGGCAAATCGCTTCGGGGAGCCTGAGCGGGGCTTACGAGGGTCTCATCAAGTTCGGCAATTCGGCAGAGAAGATGGGAGGCAAGCTCGGAAAAGCCTTCGGTAAAGTGGCTGACGCCTTAGATGATGTACCTATTATCGGCTGGATCGTGCAAATTATCGACCTGTTCAAGGACGGACTGAGCATCGTTATCGGCGGAATACTCGATGCCGTATTCAACGCCGTGAGCGGCATCCTCTCCGATGTCCTGTCTGGTGACTTGTTAGCGACCATCGGCAAATCCATAGTCAACGGTGTCAGCGGGATATTTGACGCCATTACCTTCGGCGGTTTTTCCTCGTGGTTCGACTCCAGCAACGCCAAAGAGGTACAGGAGACCATCAACCGGCTTACCGACCGCAACGAGACGCTGCAGACCGCCATCGAAGACCTTACGGACGAAATCAAGGCGAGCAAGGGCACGAAGAGCGTGGCGGCTTACCGGGACGCTTATAAATATCAGCAGGAGACGAACGCCAACTACCTGCAAATGGCGCAGGCGCAGGCCGGATATCACAGCGCCCATCACTCCTTCAATTACTATTGGAGCGACTTTTCAGATGAGCAGAAAAACCGTCTGAGCCAGCAAATAGGTCGTCAGTGGAACGGCAGCTTATGGGACTTGAGCCCGGAGGAAATGAAAATGCTGCGTTCAAATGTCGATATGTGGGAGAAGATAAAGAATACCGGTAAGGGCGGTTATGGCGGCAGTGTTGCGGAAAAGCTGGATGACTATATCGATCAGGCCGGGAAACTTGAAGAACTGACCAACCAGCTGTACGAGGGGTTAACCGGTATCTCGTTCGATGGCATGTACGGCAGCTTCATTGACAACCTGATGAATATGAAGTACGATGCCAAGGCAGCAGCCGAGGACATCTCTGAATACTTCATGCGGGCGATGCTTTCCAATAAGATAGGCGAGATGTACAGCGACAAGCTGAAGGAATGGTGGGAGAAGTTCGGCAAGGCGATGGAGGACAACGACCTGACGGAAGCGGAGCGCAAGGCATTGGCGGACGAATACATGAAGTACGTGGACGAGGCTATCAAGTTGCGCGACAATTTGGCCGCCGCCACAGGCTATGACCCGGACGGAGACGGAGGAACGAGCCAAAGCGCGAAAGCCGGCGGTTTCTCCGCCATGACGCAGGATCAGGGCACCAAGCTGGAAGGCATGTTCACGAGTGGGCTGCAGCACTGGAGCAGCATGGACGAGAAGATGGAGAACGTGTCGGAGAAGATGAACGCCGCCGAGAACCATCTGGCGAAGATTGAGGAGAACACCGGAAAAAGTGCGGGGCATCTGGAAAAGATAGCGGAAAACATGGTTAAAATCATACGTGACGGATTAAAAGTGAAGTGA
- a CDS encoding N-acetylmuramoyl-L-alanine amidase: protein MARRELKYLVIHCTATPEGREVSAADIRRWHTSPVSKGGRGWKQVGYTDLFHLDGTVERLAGNNEDAWVDDWEITNGAAGYNSVSRHVVYSGGCSKDGKTAKDTRTNAQRTALERYVKDFHKRFPKVRIIGHNELAAKACPSFDVQKWLKSIGINQ from the coding sequence ATGGCAAGGCGTGAACTGAAATATCTGGTCATCCACTGCACCGCCACCCCGGAGGGACGTGAGGTGTCGGCTGCGGACATCCGCCGCTGGCACACCTCTCCCGTGAGCAAGGGCGGACGTGGCTGGAAGCAAGTGGGCTACACCGACCTTTTCCATCTGGACGGGACGGTGGAGCGGCTTGCGGGCAACAACGAGGACGCTTGGGTGGACGACTGGGAGATAACCAACGGTGCAGCCGGTTATAATTCGGTGAGTCGTCATGTGGTTTACAGTGGCGGATGTTCCAAAGACGGAAAAACAGCCAAGGACACGCGCACGAACGCCCAACGGACGGCATTGGAACGCTATGTGAAGGATTTTCACAAGCGATTTCCGAAAGTGAGAATCATCGGGCACAACGAACTGGCAGCAAAAGCCTGTCCGAGTTTCGATGTGCAGAAGTGGTTGAAATCAATAGGTATAAACCAATAA
- a CDS encoding HK97 family phage prohead protease: MSKRVRISNNSLNSYGTRVLTAGMNVEQYCRNPVLLYMHERGNVIGYVKDVKVENDEVTGELVFDEATELSKRCKRQFEFGSLKMVSAGLDIIELSEDSKYLVAGQTSPTITKSKLFEVSVVDIGANDDALVLKKDGKRITLGRDGECPLPELTNNKPLKQEHQMESKAIALQLGLPETATDAEIAEKLGEFKLAKEENAKLQKEKAVLTLASITSLVEKAIGEKRIGADKKDEFVSLGKEIGAEKLSSVFAAMSPQVKLSTILGQHGTAKPEITVTYSKLSEVPGDKLAEMREQQPDEYKRLYKAEYGMECEI; the protein is encoded by the coding sequence ATGAGCAAACGAGTACGCATTTCAAACAACAGCCTGAACAGTTACGGGACACGCGTCCTGACGGCGGGCATGAACGTGGAGCAATACTGCCGGAATCCGGTGCTGCTCTACATGCACGAGCGCGGCAACGTGATAGGTTACGTGAAGGACGTGAAAGTGGAGAACGACGAGGTGACCGGCGAGCTGGTGTTCGACGAGGCTACGGAGTTGAGCAAACGCTGCAAGAGACAGTTCGAGTTCGGCAGCCTGAAGATGGTCAGTGCCGGGCTTGACATCATAGAGTTGAGTGAGGACAGCAAGTATCTCGTGGCCGGGCAGACCAGTCCGACCATCACCAAAAGCAAACTATTCGAGGTCTCGGTGGTGGACATCGGCGCCAACGATGACGCCCTCGTGCTGAAAAAGGACGGCAAACGAATCACATTAGGCAGGGACGGCGAGTGTCCTTTGCCGGAACTGACAAATAATAAACCCTTAAAACAAGAACATCAAATGGAAAGTAAAGCCATTGCCCTTCAACTGGGCTTGCCGGAGACGGCGACAGATGCCGAGATAGCAGAAAAGCTCGGTGAATTCAAACTGGCCAAGGAAGAGAATGCGAAACTCCAAAAGGAAAAGGCTGTGCTGACCTTGGCAAGCATCACATCGCTTGTGGAGAAAGCCATCGGAGAGAAACGTATCGGGGCCGACAAGAAAGACGAGTTCGTCAGCCTCGGCAAGGAAATCGGTGCGGAAAAGCTCTCATCAGTATTCGCAGCCATGTCACCACAGGTGAAACTCTCGACCATCCTCGGACAGCATGGAACCGCGAAGCCGGAGATAACAGTCACCTATTCCAAGTTGAGCGAGGTTCCCGGCGACAAGCTCGCGGAAATGCGTGAACAACAGCCGGACGAGTACAAGCGTCTGTATAAGGCCGAGTACGGCATGGAATGCGAAATTTAG
- a CDS encoding phage protein Gp36 family protein: protein MFITEEDYRVVIGDAALKVISQVSEENRANAEAEAREEISGYLRPKYDCGAVFAAEGNDRNRLVVMYTCDIALYHMSAAMPQKMGSEIREERYKRAIEWLESVQAGKIIPDLPLAVDGNGTPTGDTFVYSSQTKLRHNW from the coding sequence ATGTTCATAACGGAAGAGGATTACAGAGTGGTCATCGGGGATGCGGCACTGAAGGTCATATCGCAGGTCAGCGAGGAAAACCGGGCGAACGCCGAGGCGGAGGCAAGGGAGGAGATTTCCGGCTACCTCCGCCCAAAATACGACTGCGGGGCGGTGTTCGCCGCGGAAGGTAACGACAGGAACCGGCTTGTCGTCATGTACACCTGCGACATTGCGCTATACCACATGAGCGCGGCCATGCCGCAGAAAATGGGAAGCGAAATAAGGGAGGAACGCTACAAACGGGCCATCGAATGGCTGGAGAGTGTACAGGCGGGCAAAATAATCCCTGATCTCCCGCTTGCCGTGGACGGGAACGGGACACCGACCGGGGACACGTTCGTGTACAGCTCCCAGACGAAACTCAGGCATAACTGGTAA
- a CDS encoding phage minor head protein — MMKTLYSQGGSEFRIEVIAEPKVQEFIEAHASVLDSGFRQVEMSEAMRHRLTRSDYIFSGMKTFHELNEAFPSLLDENGKRKPFERFLNDVRKIDETYNSNYLRAEYNFVQSSAEMAAKWEQFAEDGDRYYLQYRTAHDGKVRPEHAALHGVTLPMSDPFWEEFYPPNGWNCRCTVVQVRKSKYPETPHDEAMALGEEALQRDSKGIFHFNAGKEQKTMPDYNPYTIRHCRDCDIAKGKIELAFVPDNELCAACKLLNRCAGDRTKTQRAIERIHYLHEMEPLLKKSVMKTAGDKNLNVGFTKYGNSHLFSDTFGRSHVLSKEDLKDLGDVLSAASFMEDSPLTHPRTDGIEHFYYFKAQIREQWVRLNVAKQVYHRPSGQIEIRYFMYSINDI, encoded by the coding sequence ATGATGAAGACACTGTACTCGCAGGGCGGCTCGGAATTCCGTATCGAGGTGATTGCCGAACCGAAGGTGCAGGAGTTTATAGAGGCGCACGCCTCGGTGTTGGATTCCGGGTTCCGACAGGTGGAGATGTCCGAGGCCATGCGGCACCGGCTGACACGCTCCGATTACATTTTCTCTGGCATGAAGACGTTTCATGAACTGAACGAGGCGTTCCCGTCCCTGCTGGACGAGAACGGGAAAAGAAAACCGTTCGAACGGTTTTTGAACGATGTCCGTAAGATAGACGAGACATATAATTCCAACTATCTCCGGGCGGAGTACAACTTCGTGCAGTCATCCGCTGAAATGGCGGCCAAGTGGGAACAGTTCGCGGAGGATGGCGACCGCTATTATCTCCAGTACCGAACGGCTCATGACGGCAAAGTGCGACCGGAACACGCCGCGCTGCACGGGGTAACACTCCCCATGAGCGACCCGTTCTGGGAGGAATTCTACCCGCCGAACGGGTGGAACTGCCGCTGCACGGTAGTACAGGTGCGCAAGTCAAAATATCCGGAAACGCCGCACGACGAGGCGATGGCACTCGGAGAGGAAGCCCTGCAACGGGATTCAAAAGGGATATTCCACTTCAACGCCGGGAAAGAGCAGAAGACCATGCCGGACTACAACCCGTACACCATACGCCACTGCCGGGACTGCGACATTGCCAAAGGAAAAATCGAACTGGCATTTGTTCCGGATAACGAACTTTGCGCAGCATGCAAGTTATTGAACAGGTGTGCCGGGGACAGGACAAAGACACAGCGGGCAATCGAGCGAATCCACTACCTCCACGAGATGGAGCCGCTGCTAAAGAAATCCGTGATGAAAACCGCCGGGGACAAGAACCTGAACGTCGGATTCACGAAATACGGGAACAGCCACTTGTTTTCCGACACGTTCGGACGCTCGCACGTACTATCAAAGGAGGATTTGAAAGATTTGGGCGATGTACTGAGTGCGGCTTCATTCATGGAGGACTCACCGCTGACACATCCGAGAACGGACGGCATCGAACATTTCTACTATTTCAAAGCACAGATACGGGAGCAATGGGTAAGGCTGAACGTGGCAAAACAGGTTTATCACAGGCCAAGCGGACAGATTGAGATACGCTATTTCATGTACTCAATCAACGACATATAA
- a CDS encoding terminase, which produces MTKAETEKKKSLAKSLYMAGMEQQEIAEKVEVSRVTVSKWCNAEGWKEARAAKNVTRPELVNKLLLTIDTLITQVNESNDPTLIAGLGDKLAKLSSVIEKLDKKANVVDAIEVFMAFSKWIEFRSSIDPEVTPELIKAINKYQDLYITEQMGIK; this is translated from the coding sequence ATGACAAAGGCAGAAACAGAGAAAAAGAAATCACTCGCCAAGTCACTGTACATGGCGGGCATGGAGCAGCAGGAGATCGCCGAGAAGGTGGAGGTCTCCCGCGTCACCGTTTCCAAGTGGTGTAACGCCGAAGGGTGGAAGGAGGCAAGGGCGGCGAAGAACGTAACACGCCCGGAACTGGTCAACAAGCTGCTGCTCACCATCGACACGCTCATCACGCAGGTCAATGAATCCAATGACCCGACGCTCATCGCCGGACTGGGCGACAAGCTGGCCAAGCTGTCGTCCGTCATCGAGAAGCTCGACAAGAAGGCAAACGTGGTCGACGCCATCGAGGTGTTCATGGCGTTCTCCAAATGGATAGAGTTCCGCTCGTCCATAGACCCGGAAGTGACACCAGAACTCATCAAGGCGATCAACAAGTACCAAGACCTCTATATCACTGAACAGATGGGAATAAAGTAG
- a CDS encoding reverse transcriptase domain-containing protein, which yields MRREGHIMEEVIEYHNMSEAFDTVLRGSKRKKSRQGRELLGNREKVIAELTAALADGSFRLGGYHERDIEEYGKKRRLQILSMKDRIAVFAVMNVVDRHLQKRYIRTTGASIKGRGTHDLMKYIRTDIQGDPEGTRYAYKFDIRHFYDNAQQDFVMWCFRRVFKDEKLLAILGRFVTMLPKGISFGLRSSQGAGNLLLSVFLDHYLKDRYGVCHFYRYCDDGLVLSRTKAELWVIRDIIHGQMEKIDLEVKPNERVFPIEEGIDFLGYVIHPDYVRLRKRIKQKFAQKMHEVKSRRRRRELVASFYGMAKHADCNKLFNKLTGKEMRSFKDLNVAYKPEDGKKRFPGTVVSIRELVNLPIVVKDFETGIKTDQGDDRCIVSIEQNGEPKKFFTNSEEMKNILAQVREMPDGFPFETTIKTETFGKGRTKYIFT from the coding sequence ATGCGCAGAGAAGGACATATCATGGAGGAGGTCATCGAATACCACAACATGTCGGAGGCATTCGATACCGTGCTGCGCGGCTCCAAACGGAAAAAGTCACGGCAGGGACGTGAGCTGCTTGGAAACAGGGAAAAAGTCATTGCCGAACTTACAGCCGCCTTGGCAGACGGTTCTTTCCGGCTTGGGGGATACCACGAGAGGGACATCGAGGAATACGGCAAGAAACGCCGGCTCCAAATACTCTCCATGAAAGACCGTATCGCGGTGTTCGCCGTGATGAACGTCGTGGACAGACACCTGCAGAAACGGTATATCCGGACCACGGGGGCGAGCATCAAGGGACGCGGCACGCACGACCTGATGAAGTACATACGCACGGACATACAGGGCGATCCCGAAGGCACACGGTACGCCTACAAGTTCGACATCAGGCATTTCTATGACAACGCGCAGCAGGATTTCGTGATGTGGTGCTTCCGCAGGGTGTTCAAGGACGAAAAACTGCTGGCCATACTCGGCAGGTTCGTCACCATGCTGCCAAAGGGCATCAGCTTCGGGCTGAGAAGTTCTCAAGGAGCGGGCAACCTGCTCCTGTCTGTATTTTTAGACCATTACCTGAAAGACAGGTACGGGGTCTGTCATTTCTACCGTTATTGCGATGACGGCCTTGTACTCAGTAGAACGAAAGCGGAACTATGGGTGATTCGTGACATCATCCACGGGCAGATGGAAAAAATCGATCTGGAAGTCAAACCCAACGAAAGGGTGTTCCCCATAGAGGAGGGTATCGACTTTCTCGGATATGTCATCCATCCTGATTATGTAAGACTGCGCAAGCGCATCAAACAGAAATTCGCCCAGAAGATGCACGAGGTAAAATCGAGAAGAAGGAGGCGTGAACTGGTAGCGTCCTTTTACGGGATGGCAAAACACGCCGACTGCAATAAGTTGTTTAACAAATTAACAGGCAAAGAAATGAGATCATTTAAGGATTTGAATGTCGCTTACAAGCCGGAGGACGGCAAGAAGCGATTTCCCGGAACCGTGGTGAGCATCCGGGAACTGGTGAACCTGCCCATCGTGGTAAAGGACTTCGAGACGGGCATAAAGACGGATCAGGGCGATGACCGCTGCATCGTGTCCATCGAGCAGAACGGCGAGCCGAAAAAGTTTTTCACCAACAGCGAGGAGATGAAGAACATCCTCGCACAAGTGAGGGAGATGCCGGACGGGTTCCCGTTCGAGACCACCATCAAGACGGAGACTTTCGGCAAGGGACGCACAAAATACATATTCACATGA
- a CDS encoding DUF935 family protein has product MDIRNFFSGIFPQKTGNMLHTPHGDFNLAKEEDRKRMRKMVIELQRTTDALTRKDIKDWRDAWQMAINVDSPNRQRLYDIYRDVEIDLHLSGCVEQRRGFVMAKSFKIVNEKGDEDEEALHYFDQSWFKQLLRYALEANFWGHSLIELGELTTDGDGCLCYSDVTLLPRKHVIPEYGRVITDLGQDWTTGINYREAPFSYWLIEAGRPDDLGLYLKAATQTIPKKNMLAFWDTFGEIFGMPMRIARTTSRDKKEIDRLDRMLREAGASLSMVAGQDTEIEFVESGKGDAYNVYDKRIDRANSELSKLVIGQTMTIEDGSSLSQSETHLEVFQNLVESDCDILRDIVNNQLIPRMAHHGFPVKGLRFEWDDAVDYTPEQQKAYEEMVLQHYKVQPRYFEDKYGMPCEEKPEPAIPSGGNDGNGEEKPKDNKKQRNALSRFFD; this is encoded by the coding sequence ATGGATATAAGGAATTTTTTCAGCGGCATTTTTCCGCAGAAGACGGGGAACATGCTGCATACACCACACGGGGACTTCAATCTCGCGAAGGAGGAAGACCGCAAGCGGATGCGGAAGATGGTCATCGAGCTGCAGCGCACGACAGACGCGCTCACGCGCAAGGACATCAAGGACTGGCGCGATGCATGGCAGATGGCCATCAACGTGGACAGCCCCAACAGGCAACGCCTGTATGACATATACAGGGATGTGGAAATCGACCTGCACCTGTCCGGATGCGTCGAGCAGCGCAGGGGCTTCGTCATGGCAAAGTCATTCAAAATCGTAAACGAAAAAGGGGATGAGGACGAAGAGGCATTACATTACTTCGACCAGTCTTGGTTCAAGCAACTGCTGCGCTATGCGCTGGAGGCGAACTTCTGGGGACACTCGCTCATCGAATTGGGCGAACTCACCACGGACGGCGACGGCTGCCTGTGCTACTCCGATGTCACCCTGCTGCCGCGCAAGCACGTCATACCGGAATACGGGCGTGTCATCACCGACCTCGGACAGGACTGGACTACCGGAATCAATTACCGGGAAGCCCCGTTCTCATACTGGCTCATCGAAGCCGGACGCCCCGATGATCTCGGACTGTACCTCAAGGCCGCTACGCAGACCATACCCAAGAAAAACATGCTGGCGTTCTGGGACACCTTCGGGGAGATTTTCGGGATGCCCATGCGCATCGCACGGACGACCTCACGGGACAAGAAGGAGATAGACCGGCTCGACCGTATGTTACGGGAAGCCGGGGCAAGCCTCTCGATGGTTGCCGGACAGGACACGGAAATCGAGTTCGTGGAGAGCGGGAAAGGGGATGCATACAATGTCTATGACAAACGTATAGACCGGGCGAACTCGGAGCTGTCGAAGCTCGTCATCGGGCAGACCATGACCATAGAGGACGGCAGCAGCCTCTCACAGTCTGAAACGCACCTTGAGGTGTTCCAGAACCTCGTGGAAAGCGACTGCGACATACTGCGCGACATCGTGAACAACCAACTCATCCCGCGCATGGCACACCACGGTTTCCCGGTCAAGGGACTGCGATTCGAGTGGGACGACGCAGTGGACTACACACCGGAGCAGCAGAAGGCTTACGAGGAGATGGTCCTGCAACACTACAAGGTCCAGCCACGGTATTTTGAGGACAAGTATGGTATGCCGTGCGAGGAAAAGCCGGAACCGGCCATACCATCGGGAGGAAACGACGGCAACGGCGAAGAGAAACCAAAGGACAATAAAAAACAACGGAACGCCCTGTCCCGTTTTTTCGACTGA